Proteins found in one Canis aureus isolate CA01 chromosome 19, VMU_Caureus_v.1.0, whole genome shotgun sequence genomic segment:
- the RLN3 gene encoding relaxin-3, whose protein sequence is MTGAGEPGCINGGPGGSSDTDTQGSCLVSPHLPGVLSSMAKRPLLLLLAVWVLAGELWLRAEARPSPYGVKLCGREFIRAVIFTCGGSRWRRSDILTHEAPDADSDTDSELDEAVASSEWVALTKYPRAFYEGQPGWQGIPGAVRGGRDVLAGLSSNCCKWGCSKSEISSLC, encoded by the exons ATGACAGGTGCGGGGGAGCCAGGATGTATAAATGGGGGGCCAGGAGGCAGCAGCGACACAGACACCCAGGGGAGTTGCCTTGTCTCGCCCCACTTGCCAGGTGTTCTGTCCAGCATGGCCAAGCgcccgctgctgctgctgctagccGTGTGGGTACTGGCTGGGGAGCTGTGGCTGAGGGCTGAGGCCCGGCCATCACCCTACGGAGTGAAGCTCTGCGGCCGGGAATTCATCCGAGCAGTCATCTTCACCTGCGGAGGCTCCCGCTGGAGACGGTCTGACATCCTGACTCATGAAGCTCCAG ATGCAGACTCTGACACAGACAGTGAGCTGGATGAGGCTGTAGCCTCCAGCGAGTGGGTGGCCCTGACCAAGTACCCCCGGGCTTTCTATGAGGGCCAACCTGGCTGGCAGGGAATTCCGGGGGCTGTGCGTGGTGGCCGCGACGTCCTGGCCGGCCTCTCCAGCAACTGCTGCAAGTGGGGCTGCAGCAAGAGTGAAATCAGCAGCCTCTGCTAG